The following proteins are encoded in a genomic region of Brachypodium distachyon strain Bd21 chromosome 1, Brachypodium_distachyon_v3.0, whole genome shotgun sequence:
- the LOC100846370 gene encoding uncharacterized protein LOC100846370 produces the protein MDAVACAAPPASLLSRSFADAAIARALSFSVSGCSPDPDHQSVFACSTAAATAPAPALICEPPSARCRQQQQLGPAPGGRTGKRRPRPSKRAPTTYISTDAATFRLMVQHVTGADADTLQISSQDAGAGLQVMPPPFDVGSLLPSSVDPAAAYVLPPAPPAAVDQPCFPTLDSWNVMYGKNEAI, from the coding sequence ATGGACGCCGTAGCCTGCGCAGCGCCGCCTGCATCCCTGCTCTCCCGGTCcttcgccgacgccgccatcgCCCGCGCGCttagcttctccgtctccggctGCTCCCCCGACCCCGACCACCAGTCCGTCTTCGCCTGCAGCACGGCAgccgccacggcgccggcTCCCGCCTTGATCTGCGAGCCCCCATCGGCGCGttgcaggcagcagcagcagctgggaCCGGCGCCGGGCGGGCGCACGgggaagcggcggccgcggccgtcgAAGCGCGCGCCCACAACGTACATCAGCACCGACGCGGCCACCTTCCGCCTCATGGTGCAGCACGtcaccggcgccgacgccgacacGCTCCAGATCTCCTCGcaggacgccggcgccggccttcaggtgatgccgccgcctTTCGACGTGGGGTCATTGCTACCGTcgtcggtcgaccctgcggcaGCGTACGTGCTCCCTCCGGCCCCGCCTGCGGCGGTGGATCAGCCGTGTTTCCCGACGCTGGACTCCTGGAACGTCATGTACGGCAAGAACGAGGCGATTTGA